A region from the Desulfitobacterium dehalogenans ATCC 51507 genome encodes:
- a CDS encoding molybdopterin-dependent oxidoreductase → MSDILKKITDKKISRRNFLKATAAGTAGLALAGCGTALAPVGAELDAAAVNGEGEWIPAACWHNCGYKCYNSALVVDNVVVRQKTDDTEPDSFNKPQLRGCLRGRAQQQQVFGADRIKYPMKRKHWEPLTGGDKSLRGKDEWVRISWDEALDYVAAELKNAKEKYGNRSILMPNFADALCDFNNSINAFGGYTNVQDTGSLGTYLFVSGVLGIIPYGNDDANDRLDLLKSETIVLYGCNPAWAAAGLPSHNLMHAKEAGAKFIYVGPSYNETANLVEAKWIRVRPGTDIAFLLAVAYVMITEDDPLSNPLIDWDFLNRCTVGFDAGHIPADATIKENFKDYVLGNYDNQPKTPEWASEICGTPVEDILWYAKEMHKDKKVSILHSSAPARCNNADDFPQILMTIAAMGGHFGKPGHSCGSCQYYFATNSGPKLVQLGASGAPILPNPCPDSIMAPELWDNVLNGKYNYTAPALWGDLASMGEKDIDIHVIIHSYRNTLQTNQGVAKGIEAHRKVDFVVSCAYSLNASAQYADIVLPITTQWERHSSYLYLEIYYNREVQFFPSKVIEPLYEAKSDLWIGRELGKRLGINVNQVYPLSEEQRYFNAIAGATVINKEGTGYETLVTITEADLAWWKQKHGKVDGKLQQGRIGLKELMEKGIYKVERHEGDNYGHITYQSFVEDPDKNPVGSKSGKFEIYCQTKADSINAMGRSTLKPYPTYIQPLNGYEQSFKDWDKKIKGDYPYQVTTPHYLRRSHTILDNLPWLREAMRNPVFISAVDAAEKGIKNGDAVLLTNPYGKVLRQASVSQRLMPGYIEMPHGTWLELDEKTGIDKSGSDNYLSAPITTGCGVSGYNTQLVNMEKYDGKPLTPDYLWPQRIIKI, encoded by the coding sequence ATGTCAGATATTCTTAAAAAAATTACGGACAAAAAAATAAGCCGCCGAAATTTCCTGAAGGCCACCGCGGCCGGAACCGCCGGCCTGGCCCTTGCCGGCTGCGGCACTGCGCTGGCTCCGGTGGGAGCGGAACTTGATGCTGCCGCAGTGAACGGAGAAGGTGAATGGATCCCTGCCGCCTGCTGGCATAACTGCGGCTACAAATGTTATAACTCCGCCCTTGTGGTGGACAATGTGGTGGTCCGCCAGAAAACCGATGATACCGAACCGGACAGCTTCAACAAGCCACAACTCAGAGGCTGCCTGCGCGGGCGAGCCCAGCAGCAGCAGGTTTTCGGCGCGGATCGGATCAAATATCCCATGAAACGCAAGCACTGGGAACCCCTGACCGGCGGTGACAAATCGTTGCGCGGCAAAGATGAATGGGTGCGGATTTCCTGGGATGAAGCCCTGGATTATGTGGCTGCCGAGTTAAAGAACGCCAAAGAAAAGTATGGCAACCGTTCCATCCTGATGCCTAACTTTGCCGATGCCCTTTGTGATTTCAATAATTCAATTAATGCCTTTGGCGGTTATACCAATGTGCAGGATACAGGCTCCCTGGGCACCTACCTCTTCGTTTCCGGTGTCCTGGGTATTATCCCTTATGGTAATGATGATGCTAATGATCGCTTGGATCTATTAAAAAGCGAAACCATTGTTCTTTATGGTTGCAATCCCGCCTGGGCTGCTGCAGGATTGCCCAGTCACAACTTAATGCATGCCAAAGAAGCCGGCGCCAAGTTTATTTATGTCGGTCCCAGCTATAATGAAACGGCTAATTTGGTAGAAGCCAAATGGATTCGCGTCCGGCCCGGCACAGATATAGCTTTTCTGCTGGCAGTAGCCTATGTGATGATTACGGAAGACGACCCCCTAAGCAATCCCCTGATCGATTGGGACTTTCTCAATCGCTGCACTGTAGGCTTTGATGCCGGGCATATACCGGCTGATGCCACGATCAAGGAAAACTTTAAGGATTATGTGCTTGGCAACTATGATAACCAACCCAAAACCCCTGAATGGGCTTCGGAAATTTGCGGCACGCCTGTGGAAGATATCCTTTGGTATGCCAAGGAAATGCACAAAGATAAGAAAGTTTCCATTTTACACAGCAGCGCACCGGCCCGCTGCAATAATGCCGATGATTTTCCGCAAATCCTAATGACCATAGCGGCTATGGGCGGTCATTTCGGCAAACCCGGTCACTCCTGCGGCTCGTGCCAATACTATTTCGCTACCAACAGCGGGCCTAAATTAGTCCAATTAGGGGCTTCCGGCGCTCCAATCCTTCCCAATCCTTGCCCAGACTCAATTATGGCTCCTGAGCTATGGGACAATGTATTGAATGGAAAATACAATTACACCGCACCAGCCCTATGGGGAGATCTTGCCAGTATGGGAGAGAAGGATATTGATATCCATGTCATCATTCATTCCTACAGAAACACTCTGCAGACAAACCAAGGTGTCGCCAAAGGGATTGAAGCCCACCGGAAAGTAGATTTCGTGGTAAGTTGTGCTTATTCTTTAAACGCCAGTGCCCAATACGCCGATATCGTACTCCCCATTACCACTCAGTGGGAAAGACACAGTTCTTATCTTTATCTGGAGATATATTATAACCGAGAGGTTCAATTCTTCCCTTCCAAAGTCATCGAACCTCTTTACGAAGCGAAAAGCGATCTATGGATTGGCAGGGAGCTTGGCAAGCGCTTAGGCATTAATGTGAATCAAGTCTATCCCCTGTCTGAAGAGCAGCGGTATTTCAATGCGATTGCCGGTGCTACGGTGATTAACAAGGAAGGTACAGGCTATGAAACCTTAGTCACCATCACTGAAGCGGATCTCGCCTGGTGGAAACAAAAGCATGGCAAAGTCGATGGAAAACTGCAGCAAGGCCGCATCGGTCTCAAAGAGTTGATGGAAAAAGGGATCTATAAAGTCGAACGCCATGAAGGCGATAACTATGGCCATATCACTTACCAATCCTTTGTCGAAGACCCGGATAAGAATCCCGTTGGCTCCAAAAGCGGCAAGTTTGAAATCTACTGCCAAACCAAAGCCGACAGCATTAATGCCATGGGCCGCAGCACCCTCAAACCTTATCCGACTTATATCCAGCCCCTTAATGGTTACGAACAGAGTTTTAAGGATTGGGACAAAAAAATCAAAGGCGATTATCCTTACCAAGTAACCACCCCCCATTATTTAAGGCGTTCGCATACAATTTTGGACAATTTACCCTGGCTGCGGGAAGCTATGCGCAATCCGGTATTCATCAGTGCCGTGGACGCAGCGGAAAAAGGCATAAAGAACGGCGATGCCGTACTTCTCACCAATCCCTATGGCAAGGTATTGCGTCAAGCCAGTGTCAGCCAGCGGCTGATGCCCGGCTATATTGAGATGCCTCACGGCACCTGGCTGGAGTTGGATGAGAAAACCGGCATTGATAAGTCCGGCTCTGATAATTATCTTTCCGCCCCTATTACTACCGGTTGTGGTGTTTCCGGTTACAATACCCAATTGGTCAATATGGAGAAGTATGATGGAAAGCCCCTTACACCGGACTATCTATGGCCCCAAAGAATTATTAAAATCTGA
- a CDS encoding PucR family transcriptional regulator, with protein MEEKAGDVSILNYMEELLIASGQGLQALTDALAKILRLPILISTSGYNLISSSLSCPDLDSFHTDIVSARIDNETSFFCKLSAGTFHSNAWGRAIAPAGRVIGYIFIFVDDADSNAIMEAHKLIIKAAASLCAVHLQSRVELLKEQQKHQESFLYDLLYGNLKTEEEIVASGATWGWNFTLPHTAIILTIPELDIHSPDKHLMDILNHFTEKALIDRYYKKLPTLIRHNELIVLLPSEEWKQPAQKKEILALMDILLAQLTATELKNRVICGVGQTYVKATNLFRSYQEAKVSLELGTVMGIAVPFFSDIGVERIFYKHDLEDLKEYYAHVLGELHKQDDEELSLISVLESFAENQFEVTKTAEALFLHRNTLRYRLNKIETILGRSLNDHNTRFDIMAALKIKRLHKMDEEL; from the coding sequence ATGGAGGAGAAGGCTGGAGACGTTAGTATTCTTAACTATATGGAAGAACTGCTCATAGCTTCCGGACAAGGTTTGCAAGCTTTGACAGATGCTCTGGCTAAGATATTAAGGCTTCCCATTCTTATTTCTACATCCGGATATAATTTGATTTCCTCATCCCTTAGTTGCCCTGATCTTGATTCTTTTCACACGGATATAGTGAGTGCCAGGATTGATAATGAAACATCATTTTTTTGCAAATTGTCTGCCGGCACTTTTCATTCCAATGCTTGGGGACGAGCGATTGCACCTGCGGGGCGTGTTATTGGTTATATTTTTATCTTTGTCGACGATGCCGATAGCAATGCGATAATGGAAGCCCATAAACTCATTATCAAGGCAGCTGCATCCTTATGTGCAGTCCATCTCCAAAGCCGGGTTGAGTTGCTCAAGGAGCAACAAAAACATCAAGAATCCTTTTTATACGATCTTCTGTATGGGAACCTTAAAACAGAAGAAGAAATTGTTGCATCCGGAGCCACCTGGGGTTGGAATTTCACTCTACCTCATACCGCTATAATCCTGACAATTCCTGAATTAGATATTCATTCCCCGGATAAACACTTGATGGATATTCTGAACCACTTTACGGAGAAAGCTCTCATTGATAGGTATTATAAGAAGTTACCTACACTGATAAGGCATAACGAACTCATTGTGCTTTTGCCCTCTGAGGAGTGGAAGCAGCCTGCCCAAAAGAAAGAAATTCTTGCCTTGATGGACATCCTCTTAGCTCAATTAACAGCTACAGAACTTAAGAATCGGGTAATCTGTGGCGTGGGTCAGACCTATGTTAAAGCTACCAATCTTTTTCGGAGCTATCAAGAGGCTAAGGTATCCCTTGAGCTGGGAACAGTGATGGGGATAGCCGTTCCTTTCTTCAGTGACATAGGGGTGGAGCGGATCTTCTACAAGCATGATCTTGAGGATTTAAAGGAGTATTATGCTCATGTTCTTGGCGAACTGCACAAGCAAGATGATGAAGAGCTTTCACTGATCAGCGTTTTAGAAAGCTTTGCTGAGAATCAATTTGAAGTGACGAAAACAGCGGAGGCTCTCTTTTTGCATCGCAATACACTCCGTTACCGCCTCAATAAGATCGAAACTATTCTGGGGCGTTCGTTGAACGATCACAATACCCGCTTTGATATTATGGCCGCACTGAAAATCAAGCGATTGCACAAGATGGATGAGGAATTATGA
- a CDS encoding TorD/DmsD family molecular chaperone, with product MTSQEDGIAIILATRHYLYQLLQRIFGNEPNQELLDILTNEYTLEALELMLDEDNSHLQACLSLLSELRPALSTEADSILDKLTSEYTYLMIGPHKLPAPPWESVYVTKERALFQESTLKVRRTYLNYQFLPANYPHEADDHLGFELDFMAHLAKLALENFDKQAMDEVKQLLDDQKAFLGEHLLVWIGDFAKDMQTSKTHHFYPQMAILTQQFLQTDRLVLDEVLALL from the coding sequence ATGACTTCACAAGAAGACGGAATTGCCATCATTCTGGCCACCCGGCATTATCTCTATCAGTTGCTGCAACGTATTTTTGGCAATGAACCTAACCAGGAACTGCTGGATATCCTCACCAACGAATACACCCTGGAAGCCTTGGAGTTAATGCTCGACGAGGATAACAGTCACTTACAAGCCTGCCTGAGTTTACTCTCAGAATTAAGGCCGGCTCTGTCCACCGAGGCTGACAGCATCCTGGATAAGCTGACCAGCGAATATACCTATCTGATGATCGGCCCCCATAAGCTGCCCGCTCCCCCCTGGGAATCCGTCTATGTGACCAAAGAACGGGCTTTGTTCCAGGAAAGCACCTTAAAAGTGCGGCGCACCTACCTCAACTATCAATTCCTGCCAGCCAATTATCCTCATGAAGCCGATGATCATCTGGGCTTTGAGTTGGATTTTATGGCTCATCTGGCAAAACTGGCCTTGGAAAACTTTGATAAGCAGGCTATGGATGAGGTCAAACAACTGCTGGACGATCAAAAAGCCTTTTTGGGGGAGCATTTACTGGTTTGGATCGGGGATTTCGCCAAGGATATGCAAACCTCCAAAACTCATCATTTTTATCCCCAAATGGCTATTTTAACCCAACAGTTCCTGCAAACAGATCGTTTAGTTCTTGATGAAGTTTTGGCTTTATTATAA
- a CDS encoding 4Fe-4S dicluster domain-containing protein yields the protein MALGFYFDMNKCLGCRTCQVACKDRNRLDVGISFRDVRSYEVGVYPHARLYHYSSACHHCSHAKCVKGCPANALYYADDGTVQHDKNKCIGCKYCTWNCPYGVPQFIEETGIIGKCDSCKGLRDKSVNPVCVDSCPMRCLEFGDLDELEAKHGTDIVQDLPILPSSTLTNPSLLIKPRKYALDPNYTEKKV from the coding sequence ATGGCCTTAGGGTTTTATTTCGATATGAATAAATGCCTCGGCTGCCGGACTTGCCAGGTAGCCTGCAAGGATAGAAACCGCCTGGATGTGGGCATTAGCTTCCGTGACGTCCGCAGTTATGAAGTAGGCGTTTATCCCCATGCCAGGCTGTATCATTATTCCAGTGCCTGCCATCACTGTTCCCATGCCAAATGTGTCAAGGGGTGCCCCGCCAATGCGTTGTACTACGCCGATGACGGTACGGTTCAGCATGACAAAAATAAATGCATCGGCTGTAAGTACTGTACCTGGAACTGTCCCTATGGCGTTCCCCAGTTCATTGAAGAAACCGGCATCATCGGCAAATGCGACAGCTGCAAGGGCTTGCGTGACAAGAGCGTCAATCCGGTCTGTGTGGATTCCTGCCCGATGCGGTGCCTTGAATTTGGTGATTTAGATGAACTTGAAGCCAAACACGGTACGGATATTGTTCAGGATTTGCCCATTCTTCCTTCCTCAACCCTTACCAACCCATCCTTATTAATTAAACCAAGGAAATATGCTTTAGATCCCAATTATACCGAAAAAAAAGTCTAA
- a CDS encoding 4Fe-4S binding protein, whose product MKQTHFSPRSLALITAFVLILAALIFQQSANKQETFTSLQRLEPAVSRYEPIAGGYPTYSLWDTDDHFLGYAVEADASGYGGPLSVFVSLGKDGILKNVIITENCETPAYLSRVLREGYLHQFTGKEARDPFELGHDLDGISGATYTVNGIALAVRKGAWQAGKNELGLQVPAGSQLALGWPELGLILLYGLVFIAVSRRGQKLRPWLLAGSVLFLGFFLNASLSLANLTSLLSGNWPSPLERPFWYILTLGIPILTLLWGRNFYCSWLCPFGGLQEGLYKFLGFIKFNPAPPVLALAHKIRWGVVWAAVMAALIFNNPSIANYEPFAVSFGGQGNLGHWLTLCLVLLTGILFYRVWCRLACPVGAVLNFLASVKRKFKRFFHPHSSADQHADPTFEPPSAHTKAGCSECTAGQDPIRWAGLPGKEKAFFVMLLVYGLLIAITLSLNIPQLWKL is encoded by the coding sequence ATGAAGCAGACACATTTCTCCCCCCGGTCGCTCGCCCTTATCACCGCTTTTGTTCTGATCTTGGCCGCTCTGATCTTTCAGCAATCGGCAAACAAGCAGGAGACCTTTACTTCCCTGCAGCGGCTGGAACCTGCCGTCTCCAGATACGAGCCCATAGCCGGCGGATATCCGACCTACAGCTTATGGGATACGGACGACCATTTTCTTGGATATGCCGTGGAAGCCGATGCCTCCGGATATGGCGGGCCCCTCAGTGTCTTCGTCTCTCTCGGAAAAGATGGCATTCTTAAAAATGTGATCATCACCGAAAATTGTGAAACTCCCGCTTATCTGAGCAGAGTCCTGAGGGAAGGTTATTTGCACCAATTTACCGGCAAAGAAGCCCGTGATCCCTTTGAGCTGGGCCACGACCTTGACGGGATAAGCGGGGCCACCTATACTGTTAATGGAATCGCCCTGGCCGTCCGTAAGGGAGCCTGGCAGGCCGGCAAAAACGAATTAGGCCTTCAAGTCCCTGCCGGGAGCCAACTTGCTTTGGGGTGGCCGGAGTTGGGGCTGATTCTATTATATGGCCTGGTCTTCATCGCCGTATCCCGCCGCGGCCAAAAATTACGCCCTTGGCTCTTAGCGGGCTCCGTTCTTTTCCTGGGCTTTTTCCTCAACGCTTCCCTGAGTCTGGCTAACCTGACCAGTCTGCTCAGCGGCAATTGGCCCTCTCCCCTGGAACGCCCTTTCTGGTATATCCTGACTTTGGGCATTCCTATCCTCACTTTACTCTGGGGAAGAAATTTTTACTGCTCCTGGCTTTGCCCCTTCGGGGGGCTTCAGGAAGGACTTTACAAATTCCTGGGGTTCATAAAGTTCAATCCTGCGCCGCCTGTGCTTGCCCTGGCTCATAAAATCCGCTGGGGAGTCGTCTGGGCTGCCGTGATGGCGGCGCTTATTTTTAACAATCCCAGTATCGCCAATTATGAACCTTTTGCGGTAAGTTTTGGCGGTCAGGGCAATCTCGGCCACTGGCTTACTTTATGCCTGGTCCTGCTGACCGGGATTCTCTTCTATCGTGTTTGGTGCCGGTTGGCCTGTCCGGTGGGGGCTGTGCTTAATTTTCTTGCTTCAGTAAAGAGAAAGTTCAAGCGGTTCTTCCACCCCCATAGCTCCGCAGACCAGCACGCAGACCCCACTTTTGAACCCCCTTCAGCCCACACGAAAGCAGGCTGTTCTGAATGCACCGCCGGTCAAGACCCCATACGCTGGGCCGGTTTACCCGGCAAAGAAAAAGCATTCTTTGTCATGTTGCTGGTGTACGGCCTTTTGATTGCCATAACATTGTCTCTGAATATCCCTCAACTTTGGAAACTATGA
- a CDS encoding dimethyl sulfoxide reductase anchor subunit family protein translates to MVQNVKLVIFSIGLQAAIGIMIAIMAAGKTNGRTENKYASIASALLGVIGFLAFVFYLGRPASIFNAISQFSHSWLSRALVFSLLFIGLAIIHAVVQYVNPSVKRFGWAASAVGVIDVVFMANVYMSTSRPGWQSISPLIDFATATAILGLALFLAIQFSGIGIKTKKLYSLIALAGAIILGAETFLNYSGLGGQTPGLLLEVHLLLLLAGAALLLFASLKPAKEQAGSGKAGMAYLGALALSGGIMVSRYLFYAVLMTAKGL, encoded by the coding sequence GGCCTTCAGGCGGCTATTGGCATCATGATTGCCATAATGGCTGCCGGAAAAACAAACGGCAGAACTGAAAACAAATATGCCTCCATCGCCTCTGCCTTATTGGGCGTGATCGGCTTTCTGGCTTTTGTTTTTTACTTGGGCCGACCGGCGTCTATTTTTAATGCCATCTCCCAATTCAGCCATTCCTGGCTGTCCCGGGCACTGGTCTTTTCCCTTTTATTCATTGGTCTTGCCATCATCCATGCCGTCGTGCAATATGTCAATCCCTCCGTCAAGCGTTTTGGCTGGGCGGCCAGTGCCGTAGGGGTGATTGATGTGGTTTTTATGGCCAATGTCTATATGAGCACCAGCCGCCCCGGCTGGCAAAGCATATCTCCTCTTATCGATTTTGCGACGGCGACAGCTATTCTGGGCCTTGCCCTCTTCTTGGCCATTCAATTCAGCGGGATAGGGATAAAAACCAAAAAACTATACAGCCTGATCGCCCTGGCCGGTGCCATCATTCTGGGGGCAGAAACATTTCTTAATTATAGCGGTCTCGGCGGGCAAACCCCAGGGCTGCTCCTCGAGGTTCACCTTCTCCTGCTCCTGGCCGGCGCTGCTTTATTGCTATTCGCCTCCTTGAAGCCAGCCAAGGAACAGGCGGGTTCCGGAAAAGCCGGCATGGCCTATCTGGGTGCCTTGGCTTTGAGCGGCGGAATCATGGTGAGCAGGTATTTGTTCTATGCCGTCCTTATGACCGCTAAGGGACTTTAA